The genomic region TATTTCATCGAGCGCGCCAAGGATCTCTACGATTACGACAACTTCCTCTGCGACACCGGCGGCTCACTGATCGAAGTGCTCGATCCGCACAATCCCGAAGACCCCGTGGTCAAGGCGCTGACCGAAAACACGGCGCTTCTCTACCTGCGTGGCACCGAGGCCGACGCCCAGCGCCTGATCGACCGCTTCAAGTCCAATCCCAAGCCGATGTACTATCCGCCGCAATTCCTCATCATCAAATGGGAGGAGTTCAAGCGGATGAGCGGGGTCACTCGCGACGACGACGTCGATCCCGACGCCTTTGCCGTGTGGGGCTTTGAAGCCCTGCTGCGCGATCGCCTGCCCCGTTATCAGGCGCTTGCCGACAATTTCGGTTATCAGGTCGACGCTGCCGAGCTTTCCGGAGTGCGCGACGAAAAAGACTTCATGGAGCTCATGTGCAGGGCCATCGCCGCGCGCTCGGCGGTGGCCGTAAGCCCCTGAACCGTTTTCGGTTCACCCAGCCCAAACCTGCACATATATAAGCTTCCGCTAAAGGAACTTCTCCATGCCTATCCGCATTCCAGACCAGCTTCCCGCCCGCAAGACCCTCGAAAACGAGGGCGTGGTGGTGATGGATCAATCCCGATCCGTCCGGCAGGATATCCGCCCGCTCCAGTTCGGGCTGCTCAATCTGATGCCCAACAAGCAGCGCACCGAGACCCAGTTCGCGCGCCTGATTGCCGCCACCCCGCTTCAGATCGATCTCTCGCTGGTGCGCGTGACCGACCCGCTGTCCAGGAGCACGCCCGAAGAATACCTCCAGAGCTTTTATTCGACCTGGGAAGAGGTTCGCGAAAGAAAGTTCGACGGCTTCGTAGTCACCGGCGCACCCATCGCCAACATGCCGTTCGAGGATGTCCGGTACTGGCCCGAGATGGTCGAAATCATGAACTGGACCCAGACCAACGTGCACCACACCATGTTCATCTGCTGGGGCGCCCAGGCCGCGTTACACCATTTCCATGGCGTCAACCGCTACCGCATGCCCGAAAAGGCGTTCGGCGTCTTCCGCCACAAGGTGCTCGACACCCGGCACCCGTTCCTGCGCGGCTTTTCCGACGATCTCGCCGTGCCGGTCTCGCGCTATAACGACATCGACCGCACGAGCCTTACGGCCGATCTCGATATCCTGATCGACAGCGAGGAGGTGGGCGTCTGCATGCTCGACGACCGCAAATACCGCGCCGCCTACATGCTCAACCACCTCGAATACGACAACACCTCGCTGGCCGACGAATACCACCGCGACCACGAGGCCGGACTGGATACGCCCCTGCCAGTCAATCTGTTCCCCGGCGACGACCCCAGCAAAACCCCGGAAAACCGCTGGCGCAGCCATGCGCATTTGTTGTTCCAGAACTGGATCAACGAAATCTACCAGACCACTCCCTATGACCTCTCAAAAGTCGGCACGGGGGAGTGGTAGAGCGTCGAGGCGGAACGATCTGAAGCACCCCCGTTCCCACGCGCGTGCTGATCGACCGTCAGGGTCCGCGCCGAACTTTAACCCTTTCCCCCAGCGGGGAGAGGCTGGGCGGCATTCCCGGCGCCCCCCGCTGAGCCTCTCACCATCCTCTCCCCTCGTCGTCTCCGGGCTTGACCCGGAGACCCGCAAGGCTCCCACGCAGTTCAGAAGTGTGTCCCGGCACCACAGTTTCAAACAAGCTCACTGCCCCAACACATCGAGTACCCACGTCACCCCGAACCGATCTCTCACCATCCCATAAAGCGACGACCACCCGGCCGGCCCCAAATCCTGCACCACGGTTCCCCCCTCGATCAGCTTTTCCCAATACCCTCTGATCTCCCCTTCATCATCCCCCCGGACCGAGACGAACACCGGGATCACTCCCGCATCCCACACCAGCGAGGCCGGCACGTCATAGGCCATCACGCGGAAACCAGCCTCCGAAGTCACCTGCCCCCAGATCACCTGATCGGCCTCTTCCGGCCGCTGCACGGCATTGGCCTGCTCATAGCTGAACGCCGTCAGTTCCCCACCAAATACCGATTGGTAAAACCCCAGCGCCTCACGCGCATTGCCGCGAAAATTAAGATGCGTCGTCGTCGAAATGGTCATGGCGATCTCCTTGCCTTGCGTGAACCGATGCAAAGGGTATAACCTGCCACAACTGACACTTTCCGGCAGTTGTCATGGCCCGCCCAGACCGCCTCTTCCGCCTGCTCCAGGCCATGCGCATGATGCCCGCGCCCATCACCGCCGCGCGCCTTGCCGAGGAAACCGGCGTGTCCCTACGTTCGCTCTACCGCGACATCGACAGCCTGCGCGCCGCCGGCGCCCGCATCGAGGGCGAGCGCGGCTATGGCTATCGCCTGATCGAGGATTATTCCCTGCCGCCGCAGACCTTCGACCGCACCGAAATCGAAGCGATCGTCCTCGGCCTCGCCCAAGTCCGGTCGATGGGCGATCCTGCCCTCAGCCA from Pelagibacterium sp. 26DY04 harbors:
- the metA gene encoding homoserine O-succinyltransferase, producing MPIRIPDQLPARKTLENEGVVVMDQSRSVRQDIRPLQFGLLNLMPNKQRTETQFARLIAATPLQIDLSLVRVTDPLSRSTPEEYLQSFYSTWEEVRERKFDGFVVTGAPIANMPFEDVRYWPEMVEIMNWTQTNVHHTMFICWGAQAALHHFHGVNRYRMPEKAFGVFRHKVLDTRHPFLRGFSDDLAVPVSRYNDIDRTSLTADLDILIDSEEVGVCMLDDRKYRAAYMLNHLEYDNTSLADEYHRDHEAGLDTPLPVNLFPGDDPSKTPENRWRSHAHLLFQNWINEIYQTTPYDLSKVGTGEW
- a CDS encoding VOC family protein, giving the protein MTISTTTHLNFRGNAREALGFYQSVFGGELTAFSYEQANAVQRPEEADQVIWGQVTSEAGFRVMAYDVPASLVWDAGVIPVFVSVRGDDEGEIRGYWEKLIEGGTVVQDLGPAGWSSLYGMVRDRFGVTWVLDVLGQ
- a CDS encoding ATPase, with protein sequence MLFASADEFRASPRKAVTVFGMAGVGKTRLGNILRRADWFHFSVDFRIGTRHMGEYIVDNFKREAMKVPFLAELLRSDSISIDSNISFDNLDPLSTYLGTPGNPARGGLPFAEYQRRQEQHRVAEIYALLDVPYFIERAKDLYDYDNFLCDTGGSLIEVLDPHNPEDPVVKALTENTALLYLRGTEADAQRLIDRFKSNPKPMYYPPQFLIIKWEEFKRMSGVTRDDDVDPDAFAVWGFEALLRDRLPRYQALADNFGYQVDAAELSGVRDEKDFMELMCRAIAARSAVAVSP